A window of Juglans regia cultivar Chandler chromosome 7, Walnut 2.0, whole genome shotgun sequence contains these coding sequences:
- the LOC108994962 gene encoding E3 ubiquitin-protein ligase MIEL1-like has product MEVLAKERLDFGKMGYGCKHYRRRCMIRAPCCNEIYQCRHCHNEATSMLSNPFDRHELVRYDVKQVVCSVCDTEQPVAQVCTNCGVNMGEYFCEVCKFYDDDTEKEQFHCDDCGICRVGGRENYFHCKKCGSCYSVSLCDNHLCVENSMRHHCPICYEYLFDSLKDTTVMKCGHTMHCECYEEMTKRNKYCCPICSKSVIDMSRTWKRIDEEIEATAMPEDYRYQKVWILCNDCNDTTEAYFHIIGQKCSHCKSYNTRSIAPPVLPQ; this is encoded by the exons ATGGAAGTCTTAGCCAAGGAACGCCTCGATTTCGGGAAGATGGGCTACGG ATGCAAGCATTACAGAAGGAGATGCATGATTCGAGCTCCCTGCTGCAACGAGATTTACCAGTGCCGCCATTGTCACAACGAGGCCACG AGCATGTTGAGCAACCCCTTTGATCGGCATGAACTCGTTCGATATGATGTTAAACAA GTTGTTTGTTCAGTTTGTGACACAGAGCAGCCG GTTGCTCAAGTTTGTACCAACTGTGGCGTCAATATGGGGGAATATTTCTGCGAAGTTTGCAAATTCTATGATGACGAT ACTGAGAAAGAGCAGTTTCATTGCGATGATTGTGGAATCTGCAG GGTTGGTGGTCGTGAGAACTACTTCCATTGCAAAAAGTGTG GGTCTTGCTATTCGGTTAGCCTGTGTGATAACCATTTGTGTGTGGAGAACTCCATGCGGCACCACTGTCCAATATGCTATGAG tatCTTTTTGATTCACTTAAAGACACAACTGTAATGAAATGTGGGCACACAATGCATTGTGAATGTTACGAAGAGATGACAAAGCGCAACAA ATACTGCTGTCCCATATGCTCAAAGTCAGTGATAGACATGTCTCGGACCTGGAAGAGAATAGATGAGGAG ATAGAAGCAACTGCCATGCCAGAGGATTACCGGTACCAGAAG gtcTGGATACTGTGTAATGACTGCAACGATACTACCGAAGCCTACTTCCACATAATTGGGCAGAAATGCAGCCATTGCAAATCATATAATACCCGGTCAATTGCCCCTCCAGTTCTTCCTCAATGA
- the LOC108994992 gene encoding uncharacterized protein LOC108994992, protein MGCAESKLDVVSGKTIFRRKKSNPNPKKSKDIETIHETTSTTCKDNTEDSLAKEQQQPAPQINEENKDFDGAVLTDAKDSNIHENTAAKEGDHHDGEKRIIDQGKLEGVDVEEKEAAGRLISHDSPNHYFSPRKNDIDHLGISIDGINNVSEGRRSIESDYYSPSHAAGKEDHLLSENVKADHDAVLEGKELGEDNELTKEVKENGEPAVKVEEAKVIKDAQPKTLLDETKVLSNPNSDHQDQENKVVDTPTKDEISKK, encoded by the exons ATGGGTTGTGCGGAATCAAAACTCGATGTTGTCTCGGGAAAAACCATTTTCCGGCGAAAGAAATCCAATCCCAACCCCAAGAAGAGCAAGGACATAGAAACCATTCACGAAACAACCAGTACTACCTGCAAAGATAACACAGAGGACTCGTTGGcaaaagaacaacaacaacCGGCGCCCCAGATCAACGAAGAAAACAAGGACTTTGATGGTGCAGTTCTGACGGATGCGAAAGACAGCAATATTCATGAAAATACGGCGGCGAAGGAAGGAGATCATCATGACGGTGAGAAACGAATTATAGATCAAGGGAAGCTGGAAGGTGTCGATGTTGAAGAGAAAGAAGCAGCTGGGAGATTGATATCCCATGACTCGCCGAACCATTACTTCTCGCCGAGGAAAAACGATATTGATCATCTGGGAATTTCAATTGATGGGATTAATAATGTATCTGAGGGACGACGGTCTATAGAGTCGGATTATTACTCTCCGAGCCATGCAGCCGGGAAGGAAGACCATTTGTTGAGTGAGAATGTGAAAGCAGATCATGACGCCGTACTGGAGGGGAAAGAATTGGGTGAAGATAACGAATTGACGAAAGAAGTGAAGGAAAATG GAGAGCCCGCGGTAAAGGTGGAGGAAGCGAAAGTGATTAAGGATGCCCAACCTAAGACACTATTAGATGAAACAAAAGTACTTTCAAACCCTAATTCAGATCATCAGGATCAG GAAAATAAGGTGGTTGATACTCCTACCAAGGATGAAATCAGCAAAAAGTGA
- the LOC108994981 gene encoding CASP-like protein 1E1, with the protein MNVHFTKTPFYLSLFDPLSLSLLLSLFKLPIWFRALHSHLSVLSREQKATTGTEMEGLQRSDGNYMQKVEVPRQRTSVDLLLRLLALALTLVSAITIGLSKQTKVVRAVVVASLPPLYVPVPARWHYISAFVYLLVANVIACSYATLSLVLVLISRKRPGDMNSILHSMILVLDILMVALLFSCNGASMAIGIIGYRGNSHLRWQKICNLFERFCGQVAASIAISVAGAMMFILMVAFSGLGIRKKSRS; encoded by the exons ATGAATGTCCATTTCACCAAAACCcctttctatctctctctcttcgatcctctctctctctctttgctgCTCTCTCTATTTAAGCTTCCCATATGGTTTCGTGCTCTTCATTCTCACTTAAGTGTACTTAGCAGAGAACAAAAGGCCACCACAGGTACTGAGATGGAGGGGTTACAGAGGAGTGATGGGAATTATATGCAGAAAGTGGAGGTGCCAAGGCAAAGAACGTCAGTGGACTTACTTCTCAGGCTTTTGGCCTTAGCACTGACTTTGGTGTCTGCCATAACTATAGGGTTGTCTAAGCAGACTAAGGTTGTCCGAGCTGTGGTGGTGGCAAGCCTGCCACCTCTTTATGTTCCCGTTCCTGCTAGGTGGCATTACATCTCTGCCTTTGT GTACTTGTTGGTTGCAAATGTCATAGCATGTTCATATGCGACCCTATCTCTAGTACTTGTTTTAATCTCAAGGAAGAGGCCGGGTGACATGAACAGCATCTTACATTCCATGATTCTCGTCCTCGACATATTAATGGTGGCGTTGCTCTTCTCCTGCAACGGAGCCTCCATGGCCATCGGTATAATTGGCTACCGAGGAAACAGTCACCTGCGGTGGCAAAAAATATGTAACTTGTTTGAGAGATTTTGTGGCCAAGTAGCAGCTTCTATAGCGATTTCTGTGGCTGGAGCAATGATGTTTATCTTGATGGTTGCATTTTCTGGTCTGGGAATCCGCAAGAAATCAAGGTCTTGA